TTCTTTACATCCACAGGGCAGCTTTCCATGGAAGACGTCCCTACCATGGTTCTCTGTAAGCCAAAGCTGCTCCCACTCAAATCCGTCACCCTGGAGAAACTGGAGAAGATGCAGATGGAGGCTCAAGAGGCCGTCAAACAGCAGGAGCTGTCGATGAAGGAGCAGCCACAGTAGACGCTCTATGGAGGACTTGCTACAGCATGAAGCAGCCAGACTGGTAGAACATTCCTTTAGAAGGAGGGCACAGTATTTTCAATCACTAATAGATTAGGTATTTTTATAGACAGTGACATGCAACATGAAGAGGTTGATGTTTGGAGCTGAGCGGTGAGAGTAGTCAACGTAAGCCTCATCACTACACACCTCTTCTTAGTGTTCATGATTTGATGCATGTTATCAATAATCATTATGTTTATTGCAGGCCAGTTAACCTCAATATGGTTGGTTGCAGAGACATTTGCATGAATGTAGGGTAGAATGAATGTGTTAGAGGCAAGAGTTTAGTTCCAACATGTGGTTGGTTGCGTGTGTTAATATTGTGACATTCACAAAAGCAGGCTTGGATTATTTAATAGTGGTTTAATGAACAAACAATAAGCAATACATTTCACAAACCAGTATTCctgatatataaaaataaacactcTCGACACCATTTTGTGGAGTTACCCgattgatatttgttttttgttaagtCTTAAACCTTCAGAAATTATATCTTTGTGTGATATTAAAGGGTATAGAGACGAAAAAGAGACAAGCACAGCATAGAAAGAGCAGCTAGTTAGGGAGCCAGTATTATACTGAACTCGCAACCtatatttcttttttcaaacCCCTTTGTAAAGCTCTTGACACAAAGCAGTCATCTCTGTACAAACACTGCGttccagaaaacacagaaggaGTGGCAGTGAAATCAAGAAAATACTGTACAAAACAACATGGAGCGATGGACACTGAGAGGTGTGGCACTTCAAGGGTTAGCTTATTTAAATGTCTAGTGAAAAACCTTGGAGAAAGTCATCTTCAGTCTTAATCGGAaagtgcagatttttttttagccTACCCCAGTTTCAAAAATGTAGATTCTTTTGACTGTTAGAAGGAGAAATATTGTACCCAACTATCTTGAAAAATACGTCAGTAAAAAAgtagcttcttcttcttgtggcACATGCAGTAAAAAGGGCGCCTCAGTAGCTTTCAAGTTTGACGACGCCACCGTCCCCCTCGCTGACGAATCTCTTCCGGCCTCTGAACGAGAGACAGGTCACAAAATGAAGATCTTCCTTCAGAGGTCAAATGAAGGTGCGTGTCTGAGAAAGCCAGGGTACTTACCGACAGGGACAGAGATCTCTGGACTTCACATCAATGACTCCCATACTGAGGCTCATATCCACAAATTGCTCCAGTATGAAGTACGCACGAGGGACATCGATGTTGATTTCAGCAATGTCCATGTAAATTCTTTCATAGccctgtgaaagaaaaaaacaaatggataAGAAACGAtctcaaagacaaacaaataaactggTTCCTGCTGAAATAATACCATGCTGTAAAACATTTTGAACACCAGGTGGCAGCCTACCCTTCTCATTTGGTCCACGGTGATGATGGAGGAAGCGGAGAGTGACTTCAGGAGCTGCAGAACCATTTTGGAAGTCTTCTCTCCTTTGGACTCCAGAACCATCAGTACAGCCTGAGGGAAGAGGCCGGAATATTTACAGCCTTGTATTAGCACCAACAACTTTCTATAGTAGCTACAGCAAATGGATTGGCTTCAAAATCTTAAgcaatgtttattatttttcaggttGAAAAAAGGTTTTACTCGACTTCTTTACCATCGTGTACACCTGTAGTGCATCAAAGTATTTACCTCGTACACAAACTCATGGTGGAAATGTGGAACCTCCAGATCTCTCAGGCATCTCTCAGCCTCCGTGCGGTCTCCAGACAGAACGTActccttcagcagcaggttCATCTGGAAGAGGAGAGATTCAACTACCATTATTAACCTGTGGGGTTTCATTTTCTCATAGCCCCAAAAGAGTTTTAGGCAACAAACATCTTTGGGAATTGTTGGGGGAGAAACAACAGGTTTACTATTACTAAACAGAGTACAttactattatcattattaagaGGAGTCTAATCTACAAGAAACCCTTTACCTCTTTGATGAGCTGTGTGACAGGTCTCTGGCCCCCCCCTGACCCCCACTGGTTGTCGATGCGAAGCCCATCCATACTCATCTTCAACAGCACGGCTGCCCGGTCCAGTGCCGCCCTGAGAGATCAGAACAAAACAACAGGCATGATTTGGGGGGTTTAGGTTGTAACACTGCAACACtaacttatttattttgtttacatgtaAATTCAGTtaagaatctcctgctgtttcatACCTTCCTCACTGAAGTCTCAAAAAGTAAGTTTTTAtagtaaaaacaaatatgtacTTGTCTCATCTCactcagactttttttttactatttttacTATGATTGACGTCATTGTTGTGGATATTGTTCCTCATATCACATACAACTACTGATTGTTTTTAAACAGATTTGAACTtgactgtatatatttatatagtaaGCTTCCACACTACTGACTGAATCCCCTCTTATCATGAGCAGCGATTCTAATCACTTGCGCACATACCCAAACATAAACTCTGGGCATGACACAGGAagttacatgtttttttaaaaaaagatcatGATAGAACATAAGACAGGAAACTCTAATCACAAGCAGGAGAGCTTTGCTTACAGTCACATACCTTGAGTATTCACAGTCAACTTTGCCCTTGTAACCTTCAATGTAGCCCTTGGACAATATTTGGTCGCTAACAGCCCGAGCAATAAACCGACCCACCAActggaagagaaacaaaagagaaaaaaatgtaaaacaaacaaattacacAGCACCACATTGTGCTGAACAGTTGATGGACACTCAATTCACCGGTGTTCTCATTAGACCTCatctcatttttatttttgaaatctggtaatttgtgtatattttctatattaTGAAAGGTGAAAATCAGATTTACAACACAATGATTATTTTACTTTCATTACTTCGAGGAGCAGCCGGAAACAATAGAGGTGATGAGGagacatttaatttaaacattactttaaaaatgtttaattttaggACAAAAAACTTAGTGTTACAAAGctctttcagtttgaaaaaaacagaGACCATGAAATGACTGACCCGACAGGCTGTGGCCTCAGGGGCACGTGCATGAGTTTGTTTACAGTAGTTTGAGTGCATGATTGAGAGAAAACTAAAGAGCTGGCTTTGCTCCTCTGGCCTCCACAAAGCCTGCGCTCATCACCCAACATTGTTTCTGCACAGACAACAAGCAGCTCCAGCTCATCTGATCTGTGGCTCTGGCTAGACTGGCAGGCATatgaggagaaagagagcagagagtgtgtgagtgtgtgtgtgtgtctgggaacCAGAGAGTGAAAGGGTGAAGCGAAGTAGGTGGGGGCAGGGCGGAGTCATAATGCCCCTCTATCTGTGGGACAGAAATGACCAGTGAGACTGAATGAGACAGTGAAAggaggggttgtgtgtgtgtgtgtgtgtgtttgtgtgtgtgtgggtgggtgtgatGACCAATAACCCTTTGCTGAGCTTGCATTTTGTGAGAACAGGCAGACAATGGTCAGAGATCTCATGTCTGTGCAGACTGAAAAGGGAAGagctcaaatacacacacacatttgtttcacTATAGTTGTGATCGGTATAATGccttccctagccccttactctaaccttaaTCATCACAATTAAATGCCTAACCCAGTCCAATTCTATctctaaaaccaagtcttagcCATCAAACAGCCCTTGGAATTTTTAAGGActagccaaaatgtcctcacaattaTGGTATTGGACCAATATTGGGCCTcataactacacacacacacacactaacaaaccaCGGCGTTGTTCCCCTGATTCCCCAGACTGTGTAGAAAACTCAAACACCACAAACAGAAACTATACTTTCAGCTCAAGAGTGTTTTGGTTCTGCAGATCAGTTTGTCTACACGTTCTAGATGGAAACAAAAGTTACAGGTCCTTTTCAATCTCCAAAATTTTTACTACGATGTTGGCAGCAAAAAGTCCAGGGTTTATCTGGagttctgaaagcagcttgtgatGCAAGGccattttaaaatctttattgaTAACTTTAACACCCTATTATTAATTAAGCTGGAAACTAGGCTAcaagtgcacacaaacactctctctctctctcttctccactcACATGTGGGGCTCCGGGTGTGTCCAGGACCAAGTCGGGCAGCTCTCGGAGAAGTTTGTCGAAGGAGTTTTCCACGTCGCTGTGTGACAGGACCGGTCCACATAAGTCGGCCAGCAGCCTGGAGGTGAGCTCCCGTTGGCTGGCTTTGGCCTCCAGGGCCAGCGACACAGCCAATGAGGGCACCTCACTGCACATGGGCCCCAGGTTCAGTTCTGCAAGTAGCTCCTGGACATGGAGAGAAGCGCCAACATGTCACAATATTAATATCTTTTTATTCTCGTTACTTTTTACAGCCGTTTGTAAAGTGTGTTGCGATACATAAGCACATCCACGGTCAGTCGGGCAAAATGTCGGGACACTTACAGCCACTTCATTAGTGTCCCCATGTTCAAAGTACTCCTGCACTATGGGGGCGACAGTCTTCTCAAAGTCCCTCTCTTGCAGTGGAGGGACCACAGTCTCATACACACAGTTCTCCTGTCAGAACATAATCACAATTAGTCTCCCATATGACATTTTTCTAATTGTATCCACTGCATAGACAAATAATAGAAACTATGTACATTAGGATCAATTTTATTTACAGTACATGTTATCATCTGCACGGCGTAAAAGGTCCTTAACATGTCACATAAGCTCCAGTGGATTTTACATGTGATCACTCGACACTGGTGTTGTTACCTGAGCTTCGTCATAATTGGGATCTTTCGCATCCACCTGCTCCAGCTGATAAACTTCACCGGATCGGCCCCAGACACCTTTTCCTCCAGCCCCACCTGCCGCAGTGACAATGTTAGACATGATATCTGACAGCATTACAAGCCCTTGTGTAAAAGCAATATGGCCGTGTCCTTTTGAAAAAGTTTCCTGGCCCACATATCTTGGATACCTGAAACATGAGTTGTCttgtttgaaaaaacaaaacaaaaactaagTTTGTGTGTTCTCAATTCCTGCTTGCTAGAGAATGAAAGTGAATAATGATACTTGTGTGTTCAGAGTGAAAGCCATCCAAATGAGAAGCTGGGGTGTTGATGTTGAAACTTACACCGCATGATGTCATGTACTCAACAGAAAGATTGTACTGGTCTCATTAAAGGTTTTTATTACTTATAATAACTGATTGAAAAAAAGctattaattgatttatttcaaatcTATGACCCGACCACCTCTGTGCTGCATCTCCATTGTGGAGAGGAAATAAACTCAAGATGATCATTGATGTGTTAATGATCAACTAGTGAAACGGATCATTCACAATCACACTTGTTTAGTTTTGAATCAATAGGGTCGGACCATAAATTTGGATCGTTGCTGTCACTGTAACGTCAACGTCCTGGCTGTGTGCGcctcgtgttgtgtgtgtctggtgaaCTGTGCGCACAAAatattttctctgtgtgctTATGGGAAATGTGTGCCTTATAAACTCTTGAGTGAATCAACCGAACACAAAGTAAACCTACttaattagaaaaatacaacaattttCTCTCTGATTTTCCTATTATTTTTAAAGCCATGTGTTAGAATCAGAAAGGTCTTGCCCAGGGGTCAAAACAGTTCTAACACAGTTGTTATAATAGTGTTATTAATGTTCCATGGATCATTAACTCTGGGTGATGTTTACCATTTCtcatgttaatttttttttctcacagcacaaaaaacatgcacacataatCCCTGTATTTGGGGAGGTGACACCTCAGTGGTGCTCGttatacaaacaaacatctgctgGCTCTGAGGCAAAGCCCCAACAGATTGCAGACAGTTTAAGAAGCCCAATTCCAAAAGCAGCTTGTGCAACATGCTTTAAACCCCCATTAGTCCCACACAGTATGTCACATTTATCGTGCCACTATATTTAGTGCAGCCCACGTCGGTTGTGGGAGCCACCCGTTCTACTTCTGCTAATCTTCCGTAGTTGTCTTTCAAAAACTGACATGCGTGGAGGACAGCACGCAGCTAGTGTTCCACTGGGCACCACTGACGGTGCAGTTTTGTTATGTAAccagaaaagaaacagacacaggCACAGGGCCAAGAGAAAACACACTTGTTCCAGTTTTACTGCCCATGAGAAGAGCAGAGTGAACATACTGTTCTGCAGACTGTGAGGACATGTGTACTCTTCCACCGCTGGAGCAAGATCTGCAGTGAGATGTTACATTCTGATCCACTTGTGCATTTCTGGTGTGTATTCATGTTGTGTATTCATGTTGTGTGCAGCAGACCGTTGGGAGCAGGAGGACGGCAGATTACAGGATCTATCTTAAGGCTTGCTTTATAAATGGGACAGGGAATCACAGTAAGCCATTATGCAACGTTTTCAACTGAATGCCTGATGCTATAACAAGTGGcgtcacacacactaacaaatgTATCACACAAGCTCATGTAACTTCAGCAGACAACACATCAAATCCATAAGCATAACTGGTCCCCCGGGAACAAATACATTAACTTCAATTAAGAACTGCATTTATGTATCTGTAGGTACTTGTGGTAACAAGTCACATCGTATACATTGATAAAATATCACTTATATCACTCTGTATTTTACCTCACGTGGAAATTTCCACAAAAGCCTGACCGAGCAAATggctataaaaaaaaaccctgaggCCGTTTAAATTGGTGCGAGCTGCTCCAGATCACACAGCCATTTGTTTACAAGGTAATTGCTTTATGGCTCAGAGATGGAAAACCACCAGATGAAGACAACTGTGGGTCCAACAGTGAGGAGGGTTGTGTCCACTTTGAAGcactggacccccccccccaggcagTGACCAGCAAGAAAGACGTTACCCTTTGAGATTCCAGGGAAACTGAAACATCTGATGTATGTGGTGTCATATTGTTTGCATGGTCGTACCTTTCTTCGGCAGGCCTCTGCCCTTTCCCAGTCTGGACTTCCTGTCCAGCAGCTTGCTCTTGGGGCTGGTGGGAGCCGCGGAGGACCCCCGGACCACGTCCCCATTGTCGCTGAGCGAGTCTCCTCGGCCAGAGTCCCTGGAGGAGTTCTTCCTCAGCCTCCGCTTGGCCTTGGCCTTGAGCCGGGCCTCCTGGACGCTGCTGCTGGACGACAGCAGCCAGTTGCCGTTGATCTCACTGCTGCCGTTTTTGTTGGAGACAGCCGGCCTGCCGTTGTCTTCATCACCAGATAGAAAGGAGTCGCTCAGGTCCCCGGGCTCTGTTGGATACAAGCAcacaaaaaaagggaagaaagtTAATGTTAACATGTGTTTACTTGACCAACAGTGAATGAGCAGCTCTTGGAGCAGTCATACTTGTGTCGGGGGTGCACGTTCAATGTCTGTCTGCAGTCACTGAGGCAGGATGATGAGCAGAACGAAATCAAGGCTGTGTGCACGATCACTGAACCAACAGGAAGTAATGAACCACATCCGCGTGAAAAAACAGTCCCGGTGCCTCACAACACATTGAGCTGATGGAGCATTTGAATCTCTgcgtctgacacacacacacacacacacacacacacacacacacacacacacacacacacacacacacacacacacacacacacacacacacacacacacacacacacacacacacacacacacacacacacacacacacacacacacacacacacacacacacacacacacacacacacacacacactctctcttacTCACCT
The sequence above is a segment of the Limanda limanda chromosome 2, fLimLim1.1, whole genome shotgun sequence genome. Coding sequences within it:
- the pdcd4b gene encoding programmed cell death protein 4b produces the protein MAADCVAWLNANPVEPGDLSDSFLSGDEDNGRPAVSNKNGSSEINGNWLLSSSSSVQEARLKAKAKRRLRKNSSRDSGRGDSLSDNGDVVRGSSAAPTSPKSKLLDRKSRLGKGRGLPKKGGAGGKGVWGRSGEVYQLEQVDAKDPNYDEAQENCVYETVVPPLQERDFEKTVAPIVQEYFEHGDTNEVAELLAELNLGPMCSEVPSLAVSLALEAKASQRELTSRLLADLCGPVLSHSDVENSFDKLLRELPDLVLDTPGAPHLVGRFIARAVSDQILSKGYIEGYKGKVDCEYSRAALDRAAVLLKMSMDGLRIDNQWGSGGGQRPVTQLIKEMNLLLKEYVLSGDRTEAERCLRDLEVPHFHHEFVYEAVLMVLESKGEKTSKMVLQLLKSLSASSIITVDQMRRGYERIYMDIAEINIDVPRAYFILEQFVDMSLSMGVIDVKSRDLCPCRGRKRFVSEGDGGVVKLESY